A portion of the Homalodisca vitripennis isolate AUS2020 chromosome 2, UT_GWSS_2.1, whole genome shotgun sequence genome contains these proteins:
- the LOC124354842 gene encoding uncharacterized protein LOC124354842 — MNCLISLAVVILSITFAIVGGRSASLPETKGLSSQNVIVLESSGTGDGPGAGKALLGGDKVLIEGKNFTNLKEMINILDEEKKGKDIATDSTPEPFTLVVPIARNFSSLKELFEILREDGSQPPKTASPTNLTFVEGTEDKDSEYMIFFTS, encoded by the exons ATGAACTGTCTG ATTTCACTTGCCGTGGTTATCCTGTCAATCACCTTCGCCATTGTCGGTGGACGAAGCGCCTCGCTACCTGAGACAAAGGGTCTCAGCTCCCAGAACGTCATCGTATTGGAATCCTCTGGTACGGGAGATGGTCCAGGAGCTGGAAAAGCTCTCTTGGGGGGTGACAAAGTCCTTATCGAGGGAAAGAACTTCACCAACTTGAAGGAGATGATCAACATTCTGGACGAGGAGAAGAAGGGGAAGGACATCGCCACCGATTCTACCCCGGAACCCTTCACACTCGTCGTTCCGATCGCCAGGAACTTCTCTAGTCTCAAGGAGCTCTTTGAGATACTACGTGAGGACGGCAGCCAACCCCCCAAGACTGCCAGTCCCACCAACCTTACATTCGTAGAAGGCACGGAAGACAAGGACTCCGAATACATGATATTCTTTACCTCCTGA